Proteins from a genomic interval of Diospyros lotus cultivar Yz01 chromosome 6, ASM1463336v1, whole genome shotgun sequence:
- the LOC127804993 gene encoding 50S ribosomal protein L29, chloroplastic, translated as MLSLSVASPSTATFYPKPALSKTSFHGVRIAQLCPARITPCALRKPSSASSVVMMAKREEEMKEIRAKTTEEINDEIVELKGELLMLRLQKATRNEFKSSEFRRMHKRVARMFTVRRERELEEGINKRLSRKLDRQWKKSIVYRPPPSLKKLREEEAAAEAKESA; from the exons ATGCTGAGCCTCTCCGTTGCTTCGCCATCCACGGCCACTTTCTATCCCAAGCCGGCGCTCTCCAAAACGAGCTTCCATGGCGTTCGAATAGCGCAGTTATGCCCGGCGCGAATCACTCCGTGCGCCCTGCGGAAGCCCAGTTCCGCTTCTTCGGTGGTGATGATGGCTAAGAGAGAAGAGGAAATGAAGGAAATTCGGGCCAAAACTACCGAAGAAATCAACGACGAGATTGTGGAGCTGAAAGGAGAGCTCCTCATGCTCCGCCTCCAGAAAGCGACTCGCAACGAGTTCAAGTCCAGCGAGTTTCGGCGTATGCACAAAAGG GTTGCCCGTATGTTTACTGTTAGGAGGGAAAGAGAACTCGAGGAGGGCATCAACAAGAGGTTATCAAGAAAGCTTGATCGGCAATGGAAGAAAAGCATTGTGTACAGACCACCTCCATCATTAAAGAAGCTGCGAGAGGAGGAGGCAGCTGCAGAAGCCAAGGAATCGGCATGA